From Colias croceus chromosome Z, ilColCroc2.1:
TAAAGTAGCTTTTATCACCCCTGTACACAAGAATGGAGATAGAAGCTGTGTCgataactataggccaatttcaatattgccaactttatcaaaaatattagagCGCGTTGTCAATAAACGGCTAGTAAATTTTCTAGAGTCAAATAATCTACTCTCAACAAATCAATTTGGATTTAGACACGGTAAGAATACCAATGATGCTGTTCATGAActtgtagataatataatcaaCAATTTAGATGCCAGGCGTAAATGTTTGGCAATTTTCCTAGATTTGGCCAAGGCTTTCGACACAGTTTCTATCCCCCGATTGCTCAATAAGCTGGAATATATTGGTGTTAGAGGAGTCCCcttaaaattcatgaaaaattATCTGAGTGACAGGTTTCAAAGGGTTAGGATAGATAAGACTGTAAGCGACAAGTTATCGGTCAATTATGGCGCACCCCAAGGCAGTATAATCGGCCCTACGCTCTTCTTAATATACATTAACGATTTGTGTAGTTTAAACCTAACTGGGGGTAAAATTTTTACGTTCGCAGATGACACCGCTCTTTTCTTTACCGACGTCACTTGGGACAATCTTTTTAAAACTGCGCAAGCAGGCTTTGACAGGGTCTACGATTGGCTTACAATTAATTTGCTTACCCTGAATGTGAACAAGACCAAATATATTGCATTTGCCCACAAAACTCACCTTTTACCATCACCTCTACTATCCATTACAGCTCATACTTGCGACCACATTTCATTAACCTGCCAATGTTTATCACTTCAAAGGGCTGATAATATAAGATATCTTGGTGTTATGATCGACCAATGTCTCACTTTTAGGTGCCACATAGACTCTCTTATTTGTAGGATGCGAAaattaatctatatttttaaaagcttaAGAAATATTTCTGATCGTAACACTATTAAAATGGTATATTTTGCACTAGTACAATCGATAATAAACTATTGTATACTAACTTGGGGTGGTAGTGCGAAAACTCATTTGATTGAAGTGGAAAGGGCCCAACGTGTTATACTAAAGGTAGGTGCTGGTCTTCCCTACCGATTCCCTACTACTAACCTTTTAAAAATGTGGGATGTTTTATCTATCAGACAATCATTTATACTACAAGTGATTTTGAAGAAACATTCCCAACTAAATTTCGATCCTGATCTCTATAACAAAAAACGCCGCAAGTACAACGTATGTCAAACCGTATCTTTCAACACTTTCCATTCTCACCGCTTCTTCTGCTATCTTGGTCCATTTTTATACAACAATTTTAACAAtctatttaacatttatatacaaaataaaactaactGTAAAAAAACTGTCACTAATTACCTTAAGTCCCGAACATACGAAGAAACTGAAAATCTGCTATCTCCACCgacgtaatattttatacttttctcCCAGACTTTACTAATTTGTACACTTTCACCCAAAATGTCTCCAACTACGATTACACccaaatacatacaaatccGCACACTCACAAATACACATTAAatacatacacattacacactTACAacattacacacacacacattataTACATTCCCACTTcatacatacacattacatacatacacttAAGGATCAAATCGTGATCAAATTCACATGAGTTGATTTGctttcattgtatttttattttattttataaggtaTAACTTTTCTTACTTCTGTTAATTAACTTTAGTATAGCAGTAGGCTATACAATACatagtttaattttagttatttagtCTTTTATCACTAAGATGCATCATTTATGATCGTTTGCACCGTCacctaataattattcttgtaGTTTGTTATTGGTACGCGGGGGGGGCTGGTGACTTGTACTCCAGGTTCCTCGAAACCTATTTCAGGCACCAGTCTCTCACAACACTAGTTGATAAGCTCTCTCACTATGTATTTGCAAGCAATGTATCTATTTACCTAATGTTGTGATGAGacaaataaagttatattttatttatttattatttattattttgtcataTGAACGCATTCGTACCCAAAGAGGTTACCATCAATCATTCCTCATGGATATTCCCAAATAATACAATCATACCTTTTAAAAACTACGTTGCCTTACCTCCTCCGAAATGTGGCGCAGCCTTGGGCTGGCCGTAGGTGTAGCCAAGTACTTCATAGTGATCGTCGCCGCCGCCCCCGTGCTTATGGTGGATGTGCTTGACGATGGTATGCTTGTGGTGATGGTGCTTCACGAAGAGCGGCACGTGGATGATGATCTTCTTGtggccgccgccgccgcccgcCAGGATCAGCGTCGTCATCGCGGCCATGCAGGAAAGCAGCAACTGTAAGAAGTGGTTATTGGTGTTTTGCTCTCAAGGTTGAAGGGTGGGATAGGCAAAATTGTTACgggtaatttttttaattaaacaaaaatcacaagtctgttaaaaaaaatgttcatttATATGCTACATAGTTTAATAACAAAAGCCCAATTACGTTAACGCCGTTGAAGTCTTTTGTTTGAAGatgttgtttgttttttttttttaatagacacatatcttatatatttttcctatCTCCTACTGATTTCTCACTATttctcaaaataaaaaaaaaatattcaatttatttatacttatattatttttgtatatatgtatttagatTAACCGCCAAGAAATCGAGAACAACGCAATGTGACTCGGaagatatattaaaaaaaaaaaaaattataagtacatCTCTTTTCAATAATTCCCGTGCAAAAACTATAAACACATGAGATAAACGATTGTCACACAAAACTCAATTACACAATACTTCCTCAATAAGTTCCAAGCACTTTCTATTAAAGGAAAAAACTATGTTTTGCCTCTCACTTCGTTCCtttgctttattttcataGCTAGATGAGTTTTGTAATAACAATCAGCCGTTCAGTGAATTTGCTTCCGGTCTTATATCTCGATTGTTGAATGTACGTGTACTAGTAAATTTGATGtagatatagatattaatCGATGTATACAGTacgattcaaacttaatggcggCTCGGAACATCGTACGATACGATGtgcaaaaaacaattttagataTTAGCGGGACGTTAAGGGACCTGTGCCCACCCGAACTCGCACCTGCGCCTAACTTCAGAACCGCCATTAATTTTGAATCGAACTGTATTCGATTTAACCCATACCCTATGAAGCAAATGATATACATcggtttcactgatcgattttgtTTACATAGTTGATCGGTATTTGTATCCTGCCTGACCCTTTTGAACTAGTAAGTGAGCCTTCTTTCTGCCttccagaccgagacatttttttgaTCTACCAAGAATTTAATTCAGAACCCTTTTCGGATCTACGCTAGCGCgttaaccactgtaccaagaaGGTCACAAGTATACTAGATGTAGGtagctaattattattacagtgaCGTAAACACCTACAAAGTGCATACTAGTGTAAATGTTAAAACCATTGACTTTTATACACGTTTTTATAAGTCTTTGTTATTAATACTGAATATGGATATTGGAAACAATGAATGTGTATTCTCAATGATTTCAAGATACGTCGGAATTTTTAACAGAACTCATTGTtcagtatttataataagtcttttttttttggcaatttatcTTTAGACGGTATATTAATTGACGAAAGTTGGAATCCTAGTCGAAtgataaagttttaaattaatttatttaacattcaatatcaataaaataataccgATAATTCGCAAATTATATTCggtattagtaaaaaaatatacgcaCCCATAGCATCATAACCTATCATTTATAACTCCTATAAGATTGAAACCATCCATACTcctattatacaattatatttttcattatttctaaATCAAATATCTTCGAATgcattaaatatgtaaaaatactactatattaataaaatcagGAAACAATTAGACAAAGATTCTGAAATCGGATATCGGATCGTACCATGTGAAAGGCacatatattttacttatctCGATATCGGATCGGTCGTCCGACACTCGATCGGATAATGTGGAAACGCTtacaataaaatgatattatctGTAAAAATTCTAAAACATCAACGTAAACAATtgaactttaaattttataagtaacaaTTCGCATTCGGATACAATCCAATTAACTTTGTATTTTGCAAAATTAAAGCCAATAAAGTAATATacacgaataaaaataattaattaatgtttgtatatctataatctatattatttaggaAGAATAACTAATCAAAGTTTATGCAAAAAATCACTTACTAGCGAGttgtaagtaattttatttatatgataaatCTGAAGAAATTTAAATCCACTTTAATTCGTCCACTTTAAGTTCACTTCATATTTTTTACGCTCGAACACTAAATATCTAATTGAAATGACATTTTAATCCAACTGTTGTCTCATGAAaactatgataataaatatctacatcaaatactttatttatcaaggatatataagttttaaaatatcataatcaCTGTAACTATCATAACCGACGACATAAAAAACAACGCACATGAAAACGTGAAGTGGCTGAAAAAACACAATGTTTATGAATACGCAAAGCAGATCACGCACGCAAATGTCAGTAACCATCGAAGCTCACTCACCAGGTATTTGCTGGACATGATGAGGAGCGGAACAAGACCAAACGGTAGTACTGTTAGACAGAgtgtgataaataaattttaacattactTCCTTTTATATTGCAACGTGCTCGCGTTTCGCGAGAGTGCTTCTCGTCGGCAATCTTATCTGCGCCTATCTATAGCAATACACAAAAATCTATCTTATAATGAAtgcaaaaaactcaaaattcCGTATCAGAAATGTTCGATTAAAACATCGTTAAAGTCAAAAATGCCGATCAAAAGACAATCTAAACGCTCGAGTAATAGGTTCATTGTCGGATACTTTGCGATACGTCGACACTATTCACTAGAATTTTTGTTCGTTAGTGCTAAATTGATATtcgatatattatgttcatatcaaataactaagaaaaattaaagaaatggaaaaaagtaaaaaagtgtGATCAAATAAAGAGAATGTGTTGTAGACAAAAATAGACGACCGAACCTTAATTGCATGAACGTAATAAAGAAACTGTAGAAATGTGGCATCCCTCGTTCGAGAGCATTcgatattaaaacaattgttATTGAAAGCGACATCGCAGACGACAGTATGAGCAAAAAGAACACTTTACAATAGTTGAGTAAGAAAGGAAACATTATGCTAAGTACCGCTGTGAAGACAGCCGTTAACATGacgtatgaaaattaatttcctTTGTGTGCAAATGATGCATTTGTAGataatcataaaaacattatCATCTGTAAAGCGTTCACACATTGCAAGCTGTACGGAAACAAAACGACATGCTAGTGTGATCTGAATTCATCTCATGATAAACACTCTCACTTTTGAAACCATTCCACTTAAGGTGTAatctataaaacaatttttcattgAAAGGTTTACGTAAGGTTTTTAGAaagaatttgatgatatgggTGCGTTTTTTAGGAAAATAAGAGTACCTATTTGCTTTGTCTTTCGTAATGttgaaattcaatttttttttttcaaaagagAATATTATGAgaaccaaaaatattttttagtacGTTAATTTTATGGTTATGTCCGCAACACTTTTTTCCTATAcaggtatttataatttaaataaaaatttatagttaCTTACCTTTGTGTAGAAGTTAATCATTTTCGTAGTCGTGTTTTGTACCTGTGTAGAAAACATATATTAAAATCCAGAGAActcagttttaataatattaataaaaaattgcaaataaaGGAGATTGAAGGAGATGCATAGAAAATCCATTTTAGGGGGTCAAAGCTAaaaaatgaacaaataattttcatgCGTGAAACAATCATGACCGGATTGGTCTTTCCTaatactatacatataaaattcctACAACTAAAAGTATGAAATTGATAACTTTGATACACGTACCATGTCCCCTCATAACTTCAAGCCTGCCGGTGAACCTATAGCTAAAAGAATATCTAAGCATTGCCTGattaaaatcttgttaataCTTTGATAGCATTTATATCGCCTTTCgctttatacataataactttattttaaacattcgCAACAGTTCTTATTTTACATTCTTATACACGAAGAAAAGTCACTAAGTCTTGAAGTtccaaaataattatgttaagaaatcatttattccttttaataacaaaaataacatttagttACAGAATTTCAAGAAGTGCACGCCGTTTTGagctgaaataatttttcagaaGATTCACGACAAATTATCgtcaattataaattattattatttcatttatgtaacaatgaaatatttttatttgcacaaATTTAACATACGTAAGTATCGCGTagcaatacaaaataaaaattagtgaCTTTTCTTACTCCATACTCGTCTAGTTCAACATTAAGTACAACAATTACCTGTAACTAGACCCAAACACAGTCCATCCACATTGAGTGCTTGTTTCAATCTATGTCTTCGTTATTTGTCACCCAGTTTTTAGTGGTTTCTCGTCGTTTCAACAAAGAGTGCACAACTCTTTGTGATAAAAATGCTTCGTAAATTCGTAATGAAGTATATGGGAGTACAGAAGAAGTTTTTAAGAAACGTATCCAAAAAGTAGTACCCAAAGATAGAGATAGAAATGGGGTTTTATTTAAagcttatatattattgtgttttgtGCGCTTGTTTCAGTCACTTAAAGCTTAGTCCATCCTTGTATAATTGTCTGAAAATTTGACAcatttgtaataaatgtatatcatttaaatttggaaTTGAAATTGTAAAAGATTCAGACTTACGCGTATCTTTCTTTTTTGGCAACAATTTAGAGGCGGCTTTGCCTTTACGCGTGAATTTGCTGCGTGTGTACTTCGCAAGGTTGATCTTCCACGTGAGTCTTTTCcctaaaatgtttaaaacgaTGATGATTTACTTTATCTGctatgaattaatattttataataatttttcaaattaaacgTATGCACATAAAAACTTACGGATGTTCTGGATGGCTTTCATGACTTCCTTTTTCATCGacatgtttatatattttatctgtacGCATAGAAAAGAATTGATTACATTATGTTAATTGCGATTAAACAGCCCGCTCAAACATATAACACGTATATTCGTTTGAGTCTAATATTTTTGATGACTTACAAGATCTCAAATTTACCCCATTGCATTGGTTCTTAAAAGTCCGGATCTTGCACCTTATTTTGAACAGCGTCGGCATGCGGTAACTTAGGAATCGTACACTGCAACATGTACATTTAGCATGCCATATCAAATTGGTAcaagtaaaaaaatgaaacaacaataatccattataatcataatattcgCAGAAAACTTCACCAGAAACTTAAGAACTAAAATTGATCAAGTCTCAAACATAACGTGGAATTTTTACTGTAATTTGACACAAATTGAGATTTGAGAAATCAGATAAGGCCCAAGAATGTTTtgctttcattaaaaaattcaggtaattcaaacattcatttaggACTCTTATTGGTtggctaattattattagtcatttaatatttgcaaATAACAAGAGTAGATGAAAACTTCGCAAAATAAAGccaattttaaaagtatgcGATGAGTTTGCGTAatgaatttgtaaaaaatgtttctcTTTCGCTAGAACgtctaaaaattttaaaaggtgCTTAAACTGCAAAGCAAAAGCGAGATAaggtgtattaaaaataaactacaaaTAACACCGATATCGGCTTTGAAACGACCATCAAAACATTTTGGACTGTGATATTTCACAGCACAACTTCACATATCACGGAACGCTCCAGAATACCGCAGGATATTTGAATTCCGTGAAATGCTTCACAGCAAAATTTCACAGATGCTACGGAACGTTCCAAAATACCGCAGGATGTTAAGATTCTGTTAAGTACTTCACAGAAAACTACATCCACGCCATGGAACATTCCAGAATACCGCAGGATGTTAGATTCCATGAAATATTTCACAGAAAGCTACATCCACGCCATGGAACGTTCCAGAATACAAGAGGATGTTTAGATTCCGTGAAATATTTCACAGAAAAACTTCACCCACGCAATGGAACGTTCCAGAATACCACAGGATGTTAAGATTCTGTAAAATAGTTCATAGAAATTACATCCACGCCATGGAACATTCCAGCATACCGCAGAATGTTAGGTTCCACAAAATACTTCACAGAAAGCTTCATCCACGCCTTGAAACATTCCAGAATGTAAGAGGATGTTTAAATTCTGTAAAATACTTCACAGAAAACTACATCCACGCCATGGAACATTCCAGAATACCGCAGGATGTTAAGATTCTGTAAAATACTTCACAGAAAACTACATCCACGCCATGGAACATTCCAGAATACCGCAGGATGTTAAGATTGTGTAAATTACTTCACAGAAAACTACATCCACACCATGGAACATTCCAGAATACCGCAGGATGTTAAGATTATGTAAAATACTTCACAGAAAACTACATCCACGCCATGGAACATTCCAGAATACCGCAGGATGTAAGTTTCCATGAAATACTTCACAAAAAGCTTCATCCACGCCATTGAACGTTCCAGAATACCGCAGGATGTTTAAATTCTGTGAAATACTTTCCAGAAAACTTCATCCACACCACGGAACGTTCCATAATACCGCAGGATGGTAAGGTTCTGTGAAATACTTTACATAAAAGTTCATCCACGCCACGGAACGTTCCAGAATACCGCAGGATGTTTAAATTCTGTGGAATACTTTCCAGAAAACTTCATCCACACTACGGAACGTTCCAGAATACAACAGGATGTTCAGATTCAGTGAAATACTTTACATAAAAGTTCATCCACGCCACGGAACATTCCAGAATACTGTAGGATGTTTAAATTCTGTGAAATACTTTCCAGAAAACTTCATCCACACTACGGAACGTTCCAGAATACCGCAGGATATTTATATATTCCGTGAAATACCGCCAGTCTTAAATGCATGAATGGATGTGCtcttattaatttgaaaaattttggTGCAAAAAACCCacatataaatagtaaataactAGGGAGAGAGATTCCTTTTGGGTACCATGAGGAATCCTCTGTCTACTGCATTGAAGTATGTAAGTTTATTGAATGTATGGCGGTCTGTGCAGAAGTAAGTACTATAactacttttaatttatttgtactaattttttcttaaaagttttattacatcaagataaaaaatgtagatataaaaaatgcGCGGCAAAGCGCAAAACTGGTGCAGGGCTTGGCCAATTCGgttaatttttcttttcataaTTTTGGTAAAGGATGAAAGGGTTAAAAACAcctataattttttgaaaactaGCTTCAAAGGCTCATCCGGACGATGCCGGGGCAAGCAGCTActtgtaatgaaaaaatggTACAATTGTACCACAAAAAGTCTAACTACActtgatatttatataaacatctAGCGAATTgagtatttattttctatttttgaaACATCGTCTACTCTTGTTTTAAAAACGGAAAGTTTCGTTTTGAACTAACACTAAAAGATTGCCATAACAAGGAGTTAATGATGACTTTACTCGCTATCTGTTTACTTGAACCGTGACAAGGCATTCGACTTGAACTAAGGTCATTGGTAGCACGCGTTTCTCTACGCAAGGCGATAGAAATTCGTCTGCAAGTTTCGTAAAATTAACGAAATTGTTTCAGATGACTTCCGCAGTGCAAAATTAGCTTTATGTAGGGTGTTTTTTGTTTGGTTTGttttacagtttttatttagatttaattagttttaaattgaaattggttgaatcttttttattgttatacttATTTGCTATTAAATTTAGAGCGATGCGGACAACTTTCTGACGGTAAAGTTTACTATTCATATACCAGCTAATTAGACAatctatgaataaaataaataaagaagtaAAAATGCAATGCATATTGTAAAAAAGGAAACACTATCTGGTTTCTAAAAACTTTACACATTTCCTTGAAAAGTTTCGTAACAAACTATGAAATTCAATTGgtctatatacctatatagttATATAAGTACACCATTGCTTTCACCTGTGTGCGTGTTGATTGAAAATCGACATACAAAACTATGTGCATAAgtaattgttgttgttgataaAATTAGATACAacgaatttaataaataccaaatcactttcatgcaaattggtatTAAAGATCTATTTACATTTGATACGTTATAATCCGAATCCAATAAGTACTTTTCGTGTACACATGTATGAAGAATATTCTAgaaaatatgcaaataaatatcacattaattgcaataaaatattattaaatgtcaagagaataaattgtattatatttacttacttataaCCGAGTTTTACCAATTAAGTGAACGTTAGAAACAAGGAAATTTAaactgaatataatattattcaaaacgACAAATTCCGTAAAACGAATAGGTACATTCGCATAATACAGTCGCgttgataaaaatacatttgcaTTGCAGTATTCTCATATCTAATACGATACTTGTATACAATatctaattattgttaatatcaGAGGTTAATTGagttcaacaaaatattattagtattatattataatggatTAAAATGGCAATGGGGATAGAGATGCTTGTAAGgtgtatatttacattatCCGATAATTATATTGGCAAATGTATCCAATAAAATTACCGAATAACGATATGATTTACTTCATTACCAGCGTATTAATATTCAGATATATccaacacaaaaaaaaaataagtttcgTTTCTCgtttttcatgttttattcAAGTTTTCAGATaccgtatttatttaaagaaacgAACTTTACATAACGAACTATATCCtcatacaaatacaattaatatttgtgtgtatgtacataaaattttgtcattTACACTACGTTAGGTTTATAGCTATTAAACCTTCGCACGTCCTACGCACGGTATTCGCGCGTAActaaatctgtattttatagtaggaCGCGT
This genomic window contains:
- the LOC123705197 gene encoding uncharacterized protein LOC123705197 isoform X4, encoding MSSKYLLLLSCMAAMTTLILAGGGGGHKKIIIHVPLFVKHHHHKHTIVKHIHHKHGGGGDDHYEVLGYTYGQPKAAPHFGGGHGWHAAEESHGHDSPVSFEGGDHGGYALTSGDEYSEHGY
- the LOC123705197 gene encoding uncharacterized protein LOC123705197 isoform X1, coding for MFSTQVQNTTTKMINFYTKLLLSCMAAMTTLILAGGGGGHKKIIIHVPLFVKHHHHKHTIVKHIHHKHGGGGDDHYEVLGYTYGQPKAAPHFGGGHGWHAAEESHGHDSPVSFEGGDHGGYALTSGDEYSEHGY
- the LOC123705197 gene encoding uncharacterized protein LOC123705197 isoform X3; the protein is MINFYTKLLLSCMAAMTTLILAGGGGGHKKIIIHVPLFVKHHHHKHTIVKHIHHKHGGGGDDHYEVLGYTYGQPKAAPHFGGGHGWHAAEESHGHDSPVSFEGGDHGGYALTSGDEYSEHGY
- the LOC123705197 gene encoding uncharacterized protein LOC123705197 isoform X5, translating into MAAMTTLILAGGGGGHKKIIIHVPLFVKHHHHKHTIVKHIHHKHGGGGDDHYEVLGYTYGQPKAAPHFGGGHGWHAAEESHGHDSPVSFEGGDHGGYALTSGDEYSEHGY
- the LOC123705197 gene encoding uncharacterized protein LOC123705197 isoform X2, which encodes MVQNTTTKMINFYTKLLLSCMAAMTTLILAGGGGGHKKIIIHVPLFVKHHHHKHTIVKHIHHKHGGGGDDHYEVLGYTYGQPKAAPHFGGGHGWHAAEESHGHDSPVSFEGGDHGGYALTSGDEYSEHGY